From a single Anabas testudineus chromosome 5, fAnaTes1.2, whole genome shotgun sequence genomic region:
- the LOC113155276 gene encoding DNA-directed RNA polymerase II subunit RPB11-a: MNAPPAFESFLLFEGEKKISISKDTKVPNACLFTLNKEDHTLGNIIRAQLLKDPQVLFAGYKVPHPLEHKIVIRVQTTPDYSPQEAFTNAITDLISELSLLEERFRVAIKDKQEGIE, from the exons ATGAACGCGCCTCCAGCTTTCGAGTCGTTCCTGTTGtttgagggagagaaaaagatcAGCATCAGTAAAGATACTAAAGTCCCCAACGCCTGCTTGTTCACCTTAAACAAGGAGGACCACACGCTGGGTAACATCATCCGAGC tcagCTGTTGAAGGATCCCCAGGTTCTGTTTGCTGGTTATAAAGTTCCTCATCCTCTGGAGCACAAGATTGTcatcagagtccagaccacacCGGACTACAGCcctcag GAAGCGTTTACCAACGCCATCACCGACCTGATCAGTGAACTATCTCTGCTGGAGGAACGATTTAGAGTTGCCATCAAGGACAAACAGGAAGGAATTGAGTGA
- the ube2c gene encoding ubiquitin-conjugating enzyme E2 C, which translates to MASQNMDPAATAASSTAALKGSENGSSAARGSVSKRLQQELMTLMMSGDKGISAFPESDNLFKWIGTIDGAQGTVYEGLRYRLSLEFPAGYPYQAPRVKFVTPCFHPNVDEQGFICLDILKDKWSALYDVRSILLSVQSLLGEPNNESPLNTAAAELWDNQEAFKSHLHSTFQK; encoded by the exons ATGGCCTCACAGAACATGGATCCCGCAGCGACTGCAGCTTCCTCCACAGCCGCGTTGAAGGGCAGTGAGAACGGCAGCAGCGCGGCCAGAGGCTCGGTGTCCAAACG gctgcagcaggagctcATGACTCTGATG ATGTCAGGTGATAAGGGGATTTCAGCATTTCCAGAATCTGATAATCTCTTTAAGTGGATCGGAACCATCGACGGAGCTCAGGGCACG GTGTACGAGGGTCTCAGGTACCGACTGTCCCTGGAGTTCCCGGCTGGGTACCCGTATCAGGCTCCTCGTGTGAAGTTCGTGACTCCGTGTTTCCACCCGAATGTGGACGAGCAGGGATTCATCTGTCTCGACATCTTGAAGGACAAGTGGTCTGCGCTGTATGACGTCCGCTCCATCCTGCTGTCTGTCCAGAGCCTGCTGGGAG AACCAAACAACGAGAGTCCTCTGAACACGGCTGCTGCCGAGCTGTGGGACAACCAGGAAG CCTTCAAATCTCATCTCCATTCGACGTTCCAGAAGTGA